The Methanobrevibacter sp. genome includes a region encoding these proteins:
- the mtrH gene encoding tetrahydromethanopterin S-methyltransferase subunit H, whose protein sequence is MFKFDKEQVVFDFAGVKMGGQPGEYPTVLAGTIFYGGHNILNDELTGDFDKDKAEKLVNDMASISDVTGNPYIVQVFGQTVEALPKYIEYIGDICDAPFLIDSTSGDARVAGAQYADEVGLTERAIYNSINMSADKSELDAIAETDISASIILGFNPMNATVEGKMNMWENGDDGAYEKGLLEVAEECGIDRFMMDTAVTPLGQGAGIAARTSFAEKAKWGYPVGSGIHNVPSAWDWLREYKKEGNKTAFTVCDIGANIVQVMCAGDFVLFGPIENADIAFPAVAQTDMFISEAAKPLGTDPVDYHPMNKLL, encoded by the coding sequence ATGTTTAAATTTGATAAAGAACAAGTAGTTTTTGACTTCGCAGGAGTCAAAATGGGTGGACAGCCTGGAGAATATCCTACCGTTCTGGCAGGAACAATCTTCTATGGCGGACACAACATTCTTAATGACGAATTAACTGGTGACTTCGATAAAGACAAGGCAGAGAAATTAGTCAATGATATGGCATCCATTTCAGATGTAACCGGTAATCCATACATTGTTCAAGTCTTTGGACAGACAGTCGAAGCACTGCCAAAATATATTGAATATATTGGCGATATATGTGATGCTCCATTCCTTATAGATTCAACATCCGGTGATGCAAGAGTTGCCGGCGCACAATATGCAGACGAAGTTGGATTGACTGAAAGAGCAATATATAACTCCATTAATATGTCAGCAGACAAATCTGAATTAGATGCAATTGCTGAAACCGACATTTCTGCTTCAATTATTTTAGGATTCAACCCTATGAATGCTACAGTTGAAGGTAAAATGAATATGTGGGAAAATGGAGATGACGGAGCATATGAAAAAGGTTTGCTGGAAGTAGCTGAAGAGTGTGGAATTGATAGATTCATGATGGATACAGCAGTTACACCCTTAGGACAAGGTGCTGGAATTGCAGCTAGAACTTCATTTGCTGAAAAAGCAAAATGGGGATATCCTGTCGGATCAGGAATCCACAATGTACCATCAGCATGGGACTGGTTAAGAGAATACAAAAAAGAAGGAAATAAAACTGCATTCACTGTTTGTGATATTGGTGCAAATATTGTTCAGGTAATGTGTGCAGGAGATTTTGTTCTTTTCGGACCAATAGAAAATGCTGACATTGCATTCCCTGCAGTAGCTCAGACAGATATGTTCATATCTGAAGCGGCAAAACCATTAGGCACTGACCCTGTTGATTATCACCCTATGAATAAATTATTATAA